A stretch of Verrucomicrobiota bacterium DNA encodes these proteins:
- a CDS encoding DUF1501 domain-containing protein: protein MLHIPGEFCTDLCDANMKLTRRDLLRIGGSSILGLSLGSMFQLTARAKEAGEKGGGPGWGKAKSVIMVYLQGGPSHLDLWDPKENVEDKIRSPFKSIPTKIPGVNFTEILPQLAKVNDKFTMIRSMSYTPNGLFNHTAAIYQIMTGYTTDKVSPSGQLEPPNPKDFPNFGSNIIRLKPVTDPILPFVMLPRPLQESNVVGKGGTAGFLGKAFDPYYLFPDGDDMDMTKMDKVKTDDLKLPQEVFAMRLQRRARLRDTLNDAMPQIEKAVESYNLDEYYQRALNLIVSGRARSAFDLGQEPDAVRDRYGRTTFGQSCLLARRLVEAGTRVVEVVWPKVANSDNHSWDVHVGLTQRMKNQSGPMLDQGLSALFEDLDQRGLLSETLVVAIGEFGRSPQKGLSTSGNSNSPDGRDHWPYCYTSVIGGAGIRQGYVHGKSDKTASSPAEEPVHPMEVLATIYHSFGIDPDTIVYNHLNQPRELVKAHAVTKLFA, encoded by the coding sequence ATGCTACATATCCCTGGTGAATTCTGCACGGACCTCTGTGACGCCAACATGAAGCTGACGCGCCGCGATCTCCTTCGGATCGGCGGATCGAGTATTCTTGGCCTTTCGCTTGGATCGATGTTCCAACTGACCGCCCGCGCCAAAGAAGCGGGCGAGAAGGGCGGCGGTCCGGGCTGGGGCAAAGCCAAAAGCGTCATCATGGTTTATCTCCAGGGCGGACCGAGCCATCTGGACCTCTGGGACCCCAAGGAGAACGTGGAGGACAAGATTCGCAGTCCGTTCAAGTCGATTCCGACGAAGATCCCCGGCGTCAATTTCACGGAGATTCTGCCGCAACTCGCGAAGGTGAACGACAAGTTCACCATGATCCGCTCGATGAGCTACACGCCGAACGGTCTTTTCAACCACACGGCGGCGATTTACCAGATCATGACCGGGTACACGACGGACAAGGTCAGCCCCTCCGGCCAATTGGAGCCGCCGAACCCGAAAGATTTCCCGAACTTCGGCTCGAACATCATCCGGCTCAAACCGGTTACGGACCCGATACTGCCGTTCGTCATGCTCCCTCGTCCGCTTCAGGAAAGCAACGTCGTCGGCAAAGGCGGCACGGCTGGCTTTCTCGGCAAAGCGTTCGATCCCTACTATCTCTTCCCCGACGGCGATGACATGGACATGACGAAGATGGACAAGGTCAAGACGGACGACCTTAAGTTGCCGCAAGAAGTGTTCGCGATGCGTTTGCAGCGGCGCGCCCGGTTGCGCGACACGTTGAACGACGCGATGCCGCAGATTGAGAAGGCGGTCGAAAGCTACAACCTCGACGAATACTACCAGCGCGCCCTGAACCTGATCGTCTCTGGCCGGGCGCGATCCGCCTTTGACCTGGGCCAGGAGCCGGACGCGGTGCGCGACCGTTATGGCCGGACCACATTCGGTCAAAGTTGTTTGTTGGCGCGGCGTCTGGTCGAGGCCGGCACGCGCGTCGTCGAAGTCGTCTGGCCCAAAGTGGCGAACTCGGACAATCACTCGTGGGACGTGCACGTGGGGCTCACCCAGCGCATGAAGAACCAATCAGGGCCGATGCTTGATCAAGGGCTTTCGGCGCTCTTCGAGGACCTCGATCAACGCGGTTTGCTCAGCGAAACGCTCGTCGTTGCCATCGGTGAATTCGGGCGCAGCCCGCAGAAAGGCTTGAGCACGTCTGGCAACAGCAACAGTCCGGATGGCCGAGATCATTGGCCCTATTGCTACACGTCGGTCATCGGTGGAGCCGGGATCCGGCAGGGTTACGTCCACGGCAAATCCGACAAGACCGCTTCGAGTCCGGCCGAGGAGCCGGTGCATCCGATGGAAGTGCTGGCGACCATTTACCACTCCTTCGGCATCGATCCGGACACGATCGTGTACAACCACCTCAACCAGCCGCGCGAACTGGTGAAAGCCCACGCCGTCACCAAGCTGTTCGCGTAA
- a CDS encoding YebC/PmpR family DNA-binding transcriptional regulator, whose translation MAGHSKWAKVKHFKGAIDAKRGRIFSKLAREVTIAAKMGGGDPDMNARLRMVLLKCRSANMPSDNIERAIKRGTGGGEGANFEEFAYEAFAPHGVALLIEVSTDNRNRTASEIRSLLTKGGGAIATAGSVTRLFHRKGQIIVPREAANEDDLMGLALDAGAEDFKAEPEGYEIITEPAQFEAVHKQVEGKGIKCAAAQVTSIPFITVPLTDPAAVATVSKLIEALEDHDDVKDVHTNAEFPGDAA comes from the coding sequence ATGGCAGGACACAGCAAGTGGGCGAAGGTCAAGCATTTCAAAGGGGCCATCGACGCGAAACGCGGGCGCATCTTCTCGAAGCTCGCCCGCGAAGTCACGATTGCCGCCAAAATGGGCGGAGGCGACCCGGATATGAATGCCCGGCTCCGGATGGTGTTGCTCAAGTGCCGGAGCGCGAACATGCCTTCGGACAACATCGAGCGCGCGATCAAGCGGGGCACGGGCGGCGGCGAAGGCGCCAACTTCGAGGAGTTCGCTTACGAAGCGTTCGCTCCTCATGGCGTGGCCCTGCTGATCGAGGTCAGCACCGACAATCGCAACCGCACCGCTTCGGAAATCCGCAGTCTGCTGACCAAAGGCGGCGGAGCGATCGCCACCGCCGGTTCGGTCACCCGGCTCTTCCATCGGAAGGGCCAGATCATCGTCCCCCGCGAAGCCGCGAACGAAGATGACCTGATGGGTCTGGCGCTGGACGCCGGCGCCGAGGATTTCAAAGCCGAGCCGGAAGGCTACGAAATCATCACCGAGCCTGCGCAATTTGAAGCCGTTCACAAGCAGGTGGAAGGCAAAGGCATCAAGTGCGCCGCGGCGCAGGTGACTTCCATTCCTTTCATCACGGTGCCGCTGACCGACCCTGCCGCCGTGGCCACGGTCTCAAAGCTGATTGAAGCGCTGGAAGACCACGACGACGTCAAGGATGTCCACACCAACGCGGAGTTTCCAGGAGATGCAGCGTAG
- a CDS encoding ABC transporter permease, producing MFQNIGEIVVLFWKTLRALPKTFRQRRKVFEQLFEIGNASLLMVCILSLFIGGVVALVSGPVLAERGLSSYIGGLVGLSMCKELAPVMMAVLIAGRIGSAMAAEIGSMRVYQEIDALRTMNINPVDYLVLPRLVAISFALPVLVIFSILIGWLGGAVVSTTNHRIGVPFQSFFNNLRQMVEFGDVFNGFIKSCVFAVVIGIVSCHQGLQTIGGPRGIGRSVTKAVVNSIVLIVILDYFLTRLLLFLDL from the coding sequence ATGTTCCAAAACATCGGCGAGATCGTGGTTCTGTTCTGGAAAACGCTCCGGGCGTTGCCCAAGACTTTTCGCCAGCGCCGAAAAGTCTTTGAGCAACTCTTCGAAATCGGCAACGCCAGCCTGTTGATGGTTTGCATCCTCTCGCTCTTCATTGGCGGGGTCGTCGCCCTGGTCAGCGGGCCGGTGCTCGCCGAGCGAGGGCTCTCCAGCTACATCGGCGGGCTGGTGGGCTTGTCCATGTGCAAAGAGCTCGCGCCCGTGATGATGGCTGTCCTCATTGCCGGGCGGATCGGTTCGGCGATGGCCGCCGAAATCGGCTCCATGCGCGTGTATCAAGAGATCGACGCCTTGCGCACCATGAACATCAATCCGGTGGATTACCTGGTCCTGCCCAGACTCGTGGCGATCAGCTTCGCCCTGCCTGTCCTGGTCATTTTCTCGATCCTGATCGGCTGGCTCGGTGGCGCGGTGGTGTCCACGACGAACCACCGCATCGGCGTCCCTTTCCAATCCTTCTTCAACAATCTGCGTCAGATGGTGGAATTCGGCGATGTGTTCAATGGCTTTATCAAGAGCTGCGTTTTCGCGGTCGTCATCGGCATCGTCTCGTGTCATCAAGGCCTCCAAACGATCGGAGGCCCGCGCGGCATCGGCCGGTCGGTGACCAAAGCCGTGGTCAACTCCATCGTCCTCATCGTGATCCTCGATTATTTTTTGACGCGCCTCCTGCTCTTCCTGGACCTATGA
- a CDS encoding ORF6N domain-containing protein gives MICSTLKHARNVFAFTEQSVAMLSSVLHSPRAVQVNIERRKL, from the coding sequence GTGATATGTTCGACGCTCAAGCATGCGCGCAACGTTTTTGCGTTTACAGAACAGAGCGTCGCCATGCTGTCGAGTGTCCTGCACAGTCCGCGTGCCGTGCAGGTAAACATCGAGAGGAGAAAGTTGTGA
- a CDS encoding DUF1549 domain-containing protein → MKRIAFLVCALVAATRFQFAAPADKPTAGTDARVSFYKQIRPILQANCQGCHQPAKSKGGYVMTEFERLLAPGDSGEKPVVAGQPTASHLVKQITPVKGEAEMPKGKPPLSEPEIDLIRRWIAEGAKDDTPPNARERFDNEHPPVYTRPPVITSLDYSPDGSLIAVAGFHEVLLHKADGSGLAGRLVGLSDRLQTVRFSPDGKLLAVAGGQPARMGEVQIWDVANKKLVVSVPISYDTVYGVNWSPDGKLVSLGCPDNTVRAIDAATGKLVLQQGSHNDWVLDTVFSKDGSHVISVGRDMSAKLTETASQRFIDNITSITPGALRGGIQSVARHPAKDEILVGGSDGIPQIYRVFRQTARKIGDNAALIRRFPAMEGRLFSVDYSADGKRIAAGASLDAHGAVNIYDAVFDSTIPTNLVKSLEKEVFAQSAEEKAAIEKYVTSDVKLVASATFTNAAIYAISFSPDGKRVAAGGNDGLVRLIEAESGKVLQEFAAAPITATTATPAEAEKLETRNPKPETAHTTSAQPETTKESLPKGAEVAALEVEPSQIRLPRRNEHVQLIVVAKLASGDTADATRLASYSVSNDLGEVSERGRFTVRKNGSGSIQVALAGKTATVPVEVSGLKETFEADFVRDVNPVLSKLGCNAGTCHGSKDGKNGFKLSLRGYDPIFDVRAFADDLAARRVNLASPDDSLMLLKATGAVPHEGGQRTTMDSEYYAILRQWIADGAKLNEESARVTRIEIMPRNPTVQDIGARQQMRVAATYANGSTRDVTAESFIDSGNTDIASADPSGLITTLRRGEAPILARYEGAYAATTLTVMGDRSGFVWKDQPANNRIDQLVAAKWKRMKILPSDLCTDTEFIRRVYLDLVGLPPSAEDVRLFLEDSQEVQIKRDALVERLMASPEFVEHWANKWADLLQVNRKFLGEPGAQLFRDWIRKEIENNTPYDEFVRKILTASGSNKENPAASYYKVLRAPTETMENTTHLFLATRFNCNKCHDHPFERWTQDQYYHLASFFAQVEFKKDPASGDRMVGGTAVEGAKPLFEIVADKKEGDVKHDRTGKITPPDFPYPAKFSLSQTNETRREKLASWLTSSDNRYFALSYVNRLWGYLMGVGLIEPLDDIRAGNPPSNPELLDYLAREFIQSGFNTRHMLRLICQSRVYQLSITTHEWNVDDKINYSHAMARRLPAEVLVDAVFRVTGSTSFFPGLRPGTRAQQLPDSAVDLPSGFLANLGRPPRESACECERSNDIRLSSVMSLLSGPAVSAAVNDPRNDLASLVRAEPDDRKLVQEVFLRVLNRPAADHEVDSTLATMNEMARDHGRLTNALAKAEAEWTVTRQKREKERAEAVAKAEAELTAYLSQRAPKIAAIERQRQEKIAAADLAVKEAEPSLPEKLSRWEAELEDERFATRWIPLALNDVRGTGSVKLEKLADGSVRSSGSKGELPSYIVSAETTLGKITGLKLEVLPDESLPAFGPGFKDGNFFLSEIAVEAGNKTNAAKLARIKIKDGRTDLIEDKYDLKHVFDGRSEQGRAEGWTIGYSKVGEAHWAAFEFEKPVAEKDGAALRITLQHAYQAPYEIGRFRIWITTNSKPMAEGLPSDVAEALKIPPLVRTPQQAAKALDYYRSLDVGMRKLEQTLALARKPLPEDEKLKELEISLARAARQIETDPALAQLRQDVELSTKQLKNRRLTGAQDLAWALINTPSFLFNR, encoded by the coding sequence ATGAAACGCATCGCTTTCTTGGTCTGCGCTCTGGTGGCCGCAACTCGATTTCAATTCGCTGCCCCCGCAGACAAACCCACCGCTGGAACCGACGCTCGCGTCAGTTTCTACAAACAGATTCGCCCCATCCTTCAGGCCAATTGCCAGGGCTGCCACCAGCCCGCCAAATCCAAGGGCGGGTACGTCATGACCGAGTTCGAGCGCCTGCTCGCGCCGGGTGACAGCGGCGAAAAGCCGGTCGTGGCAGGCCAACCCACGGCCAGCCATCTCGTCAAACAGATCACCCCGGTCAAAGGCGAAGCAGAAATGCCCAAAGGCAAGCCGCCTTTAAGTGAGCCCGAGATCGATCTGATTCGCCGGTGGATTGCGGAAGGCGCGAAGGACGACACGCCGCCGAATGCGCGCGAGCGCTTCGACAACGAACATCCCCCGGTCTATACGCGGCCGCCCGTCATCACTTCGCTGGACTATTCTCCCGATGGCTCCCTGATTGCCGTTGCGGGCTTCCATGAAGTCTTGCTGCACAAGGCCGATGGATCGGGTTTGGCCGGACGATTGGTCGGACTATCCGACCGGCTCCAGACCGTCCGGTTTTCGCCCGACGGCAAATTGCTGGCCGTCGCCGGTGGCCAACCCGCGCGCATGGGCGAGGTGCAAATCTGGGACGTGGCAAACAAGAAGCTCGTGGTGTCTGTCCCGATCAGCTACGACACGGTCTATGGCGTGAATTGGTCGCCGGACGGCAAACTCGTGTCGCTCGGCTGTCCGGATAACACGGTCCGCGCGATCGATGCCGCCACGGGCAAACTGGTCCTCCAACAAGGTTCCCACAACGATTGGGTGCTCGACACGGTGTTTTCCAAGGACGGTTCGCACGTCATTTCCGTCGGGCGCGACATGAGCGCCAAGTTGACGGAAACGGCCTCGCAGCGGTTCATCGACAACATCACCTCGATTACTCCGGGCGCGCTGCGCGGCGGCATCCAGAGCGTGGCACGGCATCCTGCAAAAGATGAAATTCTCGTTGGCGGCTCGGACGGGATTCCCCAAATCTATCGGGTCTTCCGCCAGACCGCGCGCAAGATCGGCGACAACGCCGCGTTAATCCGCCGGTTCCCCGCGATGGAAGGACGCCTCTTCAGCGTCGATTACAGCGCAGATGGGAAACGCATCGCCGCCGGCGCCAGCCTCGACGCGCACGGCGCCGTCAATATTTATGACGCCGTCTTCGATTCGACGATTCCGACCAATCTGGTGAAGTCGCTGGAGAAGGAAGTCTTCGCCCAAAGCGCCGAAGAAAAGGCCGCCATTGAGAAATATGTCACGTCCGACGTGAAGCTCGTGGCCTCCGCGACTTTCACCAACGCCGCGATCTATGCGATCAGTTTCAGTCCCGACGGCAAGCGGGTGGCGGCAGGCGGCAACGACGGTCTCGTTCGGCTGATCGAAGCCGAATCGGGAAAAGTGCTGCAAGAATTCGCCGCCGCACCGATCACTGCGACAACGGCGACGCCCGCGGAAGCTGAAAAACTCGAAACCCGAAACCCGAAACCCGAAACTGCTCATACCACCTCGGCTCAGCCTGAGACCACGAAAGAGTCCCTGCCGAAAGGCGCTGAAGTCGCCGCTCTGGAAGTCGAGCCGTCGCAGATACGGCTCCCACGGCGCAATGAACATGTCCAGCTCATCGTTGTGGCGAAACTCGCTTCGGGTGACACGGCGGATGCCACCCGGCTTGCCTCCTATTCGGTGAGCAACGATCTGGGCGAGGTTTCCGAACGAGGCCGGTTCACCGTTCGGAAAAATGGATCGGGCTCGATCCAGGTTGCGCTCGCGGGAAAAACCGCGACGGTTCCGGTGGAAGTGTCTGGATTGAAGGAGACGTTTGAAGCGGACTTCGTGCGAGACGTGAACCCCGTTCTCTCGAAATTGGGCTGCAACGCCGGCACCTGCCATGGCTCCAAGGATGGCAAGAACGGCTTCAAGCTTTCCCTGCGCGGTTACGATCCAATCTTCGACGTGCGGGCGTTTGCGGACGATTTGGCGGCGCGCCGCGTCAACCTCGCTTCGCCGGACGACAGTTTGATGCTGTTGAAAGCCACCGGAGCCGTGCCGCACGAAGGCGGGCAACGGACCACGATGGATTCCGAGTACTACGCCATCCTGCGGCAGTGGATCGCAGACGGGGCGAAGCTCAATGAAGAGTCCGCCCGCGTGACGCGCATCGAAATCATGCCGAGAAACCCGACCGTGCAGGACATTGGCGCGCGCCAGCAAATGCGGGTCGCCGCGACCTATGCCAACGGCTCCACGCGCGACGTCACGGCCGAGTCATTCATCGACAGTGGCAACACGGACATCGCCTCGGCCGATCCGTCCGGGCTGATCACGACCTTGCGCCGGGGCGAAGCGCCGATCCTGGCGCGCTACGAGGGCGCCTATGCGGCGACCACGCTCACGGTGATGGGCGACCGCAGCGGTTTCGTCTGGAAGGACCAACCGGCAAACAATCGCATCGACCAGCTTGTCGCCGCGAAATGGAAGCGGATGAAGATTCTACCGAGCGACCTCTGCACGGACACCGAATTCATCCGCCGCGTGTATCTCGATTTGGTTGGGCTGCCGCCAAGCGCCGAAGATGTCCGGCTGTTTCTCGAAGACTCACAGGAGGTTCAAATCAAGCGCGACGCGCTGGTCGAACGGCTCATGGCCAGCCCGGAGTTCGTGGAGCATTGGGCCAACAAGTGGGCGGACTTGCTGCAAGTGAACCGCAAGTTCCTCGGCGAACCCGGGGCCCAGCTTTTCCGCGACTGGATTCGCAAGGAGATCGAAAACAACACGCCGTACGACGAATTTGTCCGCAAGATCCTGACCGCCTCCGGTTCAAACAAGGAAAACCCGGCCGCTTCTTACTACAAAGTGCTGCGTGCTCCGACCGAGACAATGGAGAACACCACCCACCTGTTTCTGGCGACTCGATTCAACTGCAACAAGTGCCACGATCACCCGTTCGAGCGCTGGACGCAGGATCAGTACTACCATCTCGCTTCCTTCTTCGCGCAAGTCGAGTTCAAGAAGGACCCCGCGAGTGGGGATCGGATGGTCGGCGGCACCGCCGTGGAGGGGGCGAAGCCGCTCTTCGAAATCGTGGCGGACAAGAAGGAAGGCGACGTCAAACACGACCGCACGGGTAAAATTACGCCGCCGGATTTCCCGTATCCCGCGAAATTCAGTTTGAGCCAGACCAATGAAACGCGCCGCGAAAAGCTCGCGTCCTGGCTGACGTCGTCCGACAATCGCTATTTCGCGCTGAGCTACGTGAATCGATTGTGGGGTTACTTGATGGGCGTGGGGCTGATTGAGCCGCTGGATGATATTCGCGCCGGCAATCCGCCGAGCAATCCGGAGTTGCTCGACTATCTGGCGCGAGAGTTCATCCAAAGCGGCTTCAACACGCGGCACATGCTTCGTTTGATCTGCCAGTCGCGCGTTTATCAGCTTTCGATCACGACGCACGAATGGAACGTGGACGACAAAATCAATTATTCCCACGCGATGGCGCGGCGTTTGCCGGCGGAGGTTTTGGTCGATGCGGTGTTTCGGGTGACCGGTTCCACCTCGTTTTTCCCCGGTCTTCGACCCGGGACGCGCGCCCAGCAGTTGCCTGATTCGGCGGTGGATTTGCCCAGCGGTTTCCTCGCTAATCTGGGCCGTCCGCCCCGCGAGAGCGCCTGCGAATGCGAACGCAGCAACGACATTCGGCTCAGCTCGGTCATGTCGCTCCTGAGCGGGCCGGCCGTCTCTGCCGCCGTGAACGATCCGCGCAACGACCTGGCGTCGCTCGTCCGGGCTGAACCGGACGACCGAAAGCTCGTTCAGGAGGTTTTCCTCCGCGTCCTCAACCGACCGGCCGCGGACCATGAAGTCGATTCCACGCTGGCGACGATGAACGAGATGGCGCGAGATCACGGCCGCCTCACCAACGCGCTGGCCAAGGCCGAAGCCGAATGGACTGTCACCAGGCAAAAGCGCGAGAAAGAACGCGCGGAAGCCGTCGCCAAAGCTGAAGCGGAGTTGACCGCGTATTTGTCGCAACGCGCGCCGAAAATCGCGGCGATCGAACGCCAGCGCCAGGAGAAGATCGCGGCCGCGGATCTGGCCGTAAAGGAAGCCGAACCTTCTTTGCCCGAAAAGCTGTCCCGGTGGGAAGCCGAACTGGAGGATGAACGCTTTGCCACGCGGTGGATTCCGCTCGCCTTGAACGATGTCAGAGGCACGGGATCGGTGAAACTTGAAAAGCTGGCCGACGGCTCGGTGCGATCTTCGGGAAGCAAAGGCGAGTTGCCCAGTTACATCGTCAGCGCGGAGACGACCCTGGGCAAGATCACCGGGCTGAAGCTCGAAGTGCTGCCCGACGAAAGCTTGCCGGCGTTTGGTCCGGGCTTCAAAGACGGCAACTTTTTCTTGAGCGAGATCGCCGTGGAGGCGGGCAACAAAACGAATGCGGCGAAGCTGGCCAGGATAAAAATCAAGGATGGCCGCACGGACCTGATCGAGGACAAATATGATTTGAAGCACGTGTTCGATGGGAGAAGCGAGCAAGGCCGCGCGGAAGGATGGACGATCGGCTACTCGAAAGTCGGAGAAGCGCATTGGGCCGCATTTGAGTTTGAGAAACCGGTTGCGGAAAAGGATGGGGCCGCCTTGAGAATCACTCTCCAGCATGCGTACCAGGCGCCTTACGAGATCGGACGGTTCCGGATCTGGATCACAACCAATTCAAAGCCGATGGCGGAAGGACTCCCTTCGGATGTCGCCGAGGCGCTGAAAATTCCCCCGTTGGTGCGGACACCGCAGCAGGCCGCAAAGGCGCTGGATTACTATCGCTCTCTTGACGTTGGGATGCGGAAGCTGGAGCAGACTCTGGCGCTGGCGCGCAAACCGTTGCCTGAAGATGAGAAACTGAAGGAATTAGAAATAAGCCTGGCTCGTGCCGCCCGCCAAATCGAGACCGACCCGGCTTTGGCGCAGTTGCGTCAGGATGTGGAACTGAGCACGAAGCAGCTCAAGAATCGGCGTCTGACCGGAGCGCAAGACCTGGCGTGGGCGCTGATCAACACACCGTCATTCCTGTTCAACAGATGA
- a CDS encoding RND transporter yields the protein MRSPFESLPARVLRLLAGCVYRYPRLFLYPHAVLLLVSIFYTIDQLEFSTSRDNLVGSNKKYHTNFLHFKKEFAVQDDHVAVVESEDREKNRQFVERLGARLEAETNLFKSVFYKGDLKMMGPKALLFLPEATLANLHQTLKDYRPFLQQFAQATNLNSLFRQINHQFRTARQEENSENKSLIGALPALRRIIQQATDSLNRSGTPPSPGISALFNAGEEAEEQQYVTFAHGRIYLVSARALTRELDSRAVKRLRELVQKTQEEVPGVNVGITGETVLEHDEMNQSQEDSTVAAIVSLLLCALLFIVAYRETGRPIKAIASLVVGLAYTMGFATWAIGHLNILTVTFLPILSGLAIDFGIHLITRYEEELRRGRAVSEALEKAIVNTGLGIFTGCFTTAGAFLAMGLTDFKGIQEMGIITGGGMLICLAPMMTLLPVLLMRGNQNAMDQHTAQIDRRARIERIWLERPVWAIAITAMLCGLSMTQFGRVYFDYNLLNMQAKGLPAVEFERKLIDGASKSVLFAAVVADSVPEAVRLEPQLTNLTAVSSVDSMSRFLAEDQTVKLILVKQIKEEIAPICFAETDGESANTAELRETLGFTQSYLSLAGKAVEKEGDTELFQELKALWDAIEALRHRISLGESAKDSAKLTAFQRALFADIHQTFEALKTQDDRAPLRAEDLPEGLRTRFIGRSGKQLLQVYPKEDVWQRDKQQEFIEQIRTIDPNVTGTPVQLFEYTRLLKESYEEAAWYALGAIALLVLVHFRRVSSVLLALLPVGIGTAWLVGLMGFLGVPFNPANIMTLPLVIGIGVTNGVHILNRFTEERNPGILAKSTGKAVLVSGLTTIAGFGSLIPAKHQGIASLGIVMSVGVATCMVAALTLLPALLNLRTRSKWKTKEPSGDSLLSTLGQEEPR from the coding sequence ATGCGCTCTCCGTTTGAATCGCTTCCGGCCCGGGTGCTGCGCTTACTGGCGGGCTGTGTTTACCGCTACCCTCGGCTGTTCCTCTATCCCCACGCGGTTCTGTTGCTCGTTTCGATCTTCTACACGATCGATCAATTGGAGTTCAGCACGAGCCGGGACAATTTGGTCGGCTCGAACAAGAAGTACCACACGAACTTCCTGCATTTCAAAAAGGAGTTCGCCGTCCAGGATGATCACGTCGCCGTCGTCGAGAGTGAAGATCGGGAGAAGAACCGCCAATTCGTGGAACGCCTGGGCGCCAGGCTGGAAGCCGAGACGAATCTCTTCAAAAGTGTCTTTTACAAAGGCGATTTGAAAATGATGGGGCCGAAAGCGCTCCTGTTCCTCCCCGAAGCGACCCTCGCCAATCTCCACCAAACCCTCAAAGACTACCGGCCTTTTTTGCAGCAGTTCGCGCAGGCGACCAATCTGAATTCCCTGTTCCGCCAGATCAACCACCAGTTTCGCACGGCCCGACAAGAGGAGAACTCGGAGAACAAATCGCTGATCGGCGCGCTCCCGGCATTGCGGCGGATCATCCAGCAGGCCACCGATAGCCTCAATCGTTCGGGCACGCCGCCCTCTCCCGGCATCTCGGCTTTGTTCAACGCGGGGGAAGAGGCCGAGGAGCAGCAGTACGTGACCTTCGCCCATGGCCGAATTTATCTGGTCTCGGCGCGAGCGCTAACCCGGGAACTGGACAGCCGGGCCGTAAAACGCTTGCGCGAATTGGTCCAGAAAACTCAGGAGGAAGTCCCCGGCGTCAACGTCGGGATCACGGGAGAAACGGTCCTGGAGCACGATGAAATGAATCAATCTCAGGAGGACTCGACGGTGGCCGCGATCGTGTCCCTGCTGCTTTGCGCGCTGCTGTTCATCGTGGCCTATCGGGAAACAGGCCGGCCCATCAAAGCCATCGCCAGCCTGGTGGTTGGCCTGGCTTATACCATGGGTTTTGCGACGTGGGCCATCGGACACCTGAATATTTTGACCGTGACCTTTCTGCCGATTCTGAGCGGCCTCGCCATCGACTTTGGCATTCATCTGATCACACGCTACGAAGAGGAATTGCGCCGGGGCCGAGCCGTGAGCGAAGCGCTCGAAAAAGCCATCGTGAACACCGGATTGGGGATATTCACGGGCTGTTTCACCACCGCGGGTGCGTTTCTCGCGATGGGCCTCACGGACTTCAAAGGAATCCAGGAAATGGGAATCATCACCGGGGGCGGGATGCTGATTTGTTTGGCGCCAATGATGACCTTGCTCCCGGTTCTTCTGATGCGGGGGAATCAGAACGCGATGGACCAGCACACGGCGCAAATCGATCGGCGCGCGCGGATCGAGCGGATCTGGCTCGAAAGGCCGGTCTGGGCCATCGCGATCACGGCGATGCTTTGCGGTCTTTCGATGACACAGTTTGGCAGGGTCTATTTCGACTACAATCTCCTGAACATGCAGGCCAAAGGACTGCCTGCCGTGGAGTTCGAGAGGAAACTGATCGACGGCGCTTCAAAGTCCGTTCTGTTCGCCGCCGTGGTGGCTGACTCCGTGCCAGAGGCGGTTCGATTGGAGCCTCAACTCACGAATTTGACCGCGGTCTCAAGCGTCGATTCGATGAGCCGATTTCTCGCCGAAGACCAAACCGTGAAGTTGATCCTCGTGAAGCAAATCAAGGAAGAGATCGCGCCAATCTGTTTTGCGGAGACAGACGGGGAATCGGCGAACACGGCTGAACTGCGCGAAACCCTTGGATTCACCCAAAGCTACTTGAGTCTCGCGGGGAAAGCGGTTGAAAAGGAAGGCGACACAGAACTCTTCCAGGAATTGAAGGCGCTGTGGGATGCCATCGAGGCCCTGCGGCATCGCATCAGTCTCGGTGAATCGGCAAAGGATTCGGCCAAATTGACCGCGTTTCAACGGGCTCTCTTCGCGGACATTCACCAGACTTTCGAGGCCCTGAAAACCCAAGATGACCGGGCGCCGCTGCGCGCGGAAGATTTGCCGGAAGGCCTTCGGACACGATTCATCGGAAGATCCGGGAAACAGCTCCTGCAGGTTTATCCGAAAGAGGACGTCTGGCAGCGGGACAAGCAACAGGAGTTCATCGAGCAGATCCGCACGATTGATCCCAACGTGACCGGGACGCCAGTCCAGCTTTTCGAGTACACCCGGTTGCTCAAGGAGAGTTATGAGGAGGCCGCGTGGTACGCCCTGGGGGCCATTGCCCTGTTGGTGCTCGTGCATTTCCGCCGGGTTTCCAGTGTGCTCCTGGCGTTGTTGCCCGTAGGCATTGGCACCGCGTGGCTGGTGGGCTTGATGGGTTTCCTGGGAGTTCCGTTCAACCCGGCGAACATCATGACCTTGCCGCTGGTCATTGGAATCGGCGTGACCAATGGCGTCCACATCTTGAACCGGTTCACTGAGGAAAGGAACCCCGGAATCCTCGCCAAGAGCACCGGAAAAGCGGTGCTGGTTTCGGGACTGACGACGATCGCTGGCTTTGGAAGTTTGATCCCCGCCAAGCACCAGGGCATCGCTAGCCTGGGAATCGTGATGTCGGTGGGCGTGGCGACCTGCATGGTCGCTGCACTGACCCTCTTGCCCGCACTGCTTAACCTGAGAACGCGCTCGAAGTGGAAAACAAAAGAACCCAGTGGCGACAGTCTATTATCGACACTGGGTCAGGAGGAACCGAGGTAA